Proteins encoded in a region of the Streptomyces akebiae genome:
- a CDS encoding cytochrome P450 — protein MVRETQSGEGVSVELDGAGLEAMSPEPLLTRDYETRPSLVYERLRQRHGAVAPVDLLGVPAWLVLGYREALQVLQDDAGWPKGLENWRARTEGRVPADWPLGPSLEVNHVLIQGGPGYRSLRTAWDQALKPFQDPRNPQAKRLKAAVTAYADELITLMGQAGGTGLADLSAQFSRPLPLMVASHLLGFPGSQGDDALMDMWRVLDAGPDAGPALDRLLGALAELAELKLKTPGEDFPSYLLAAHPDLSLDELARELFMLLGMTSDHVGILVSNTVVEVLSGEDSVRASLSAGMVREAMNRVVMRKPPLVNFVPRFAAADTRLGNYTIRAGDPVWVSSAAAHADPLFADHVAPSTTVSTRAHLSWGAGPRQCPARELASTVAAVGVGRLFERFANLDLALPVDQLPWRSSPFMRGLRSLPVRYELAPTAERPVAEPTESGDTGAGDTGATETVTPDVAARQRSSLWRYLTGLIRPGR, from the coding sequence ATGGTGAGGGAAACCCAGTCGGGTGAGGGCGTGTCCGTGGAGCTGGACGGTGCGGGGTTGGAGGCGATGTCTCCGGAACCGTTGCTGACCCGGGACTACGAGACGCGTCCGTCGCTGGTGTACGAGCGGCTGAGGCAGCGGCACGGCGCGGTGGCGCCGGTCGATCTGCTCGGCGTCCCCGCCTGGCTGGTGCTGGGCTACCGCGAGGCGCTCCAGGTGCTCCAGGACGACGCCGGCTGGCCCAAGGGCCTGGAGAACTGGCGGGCCAGGACCGAGGGCCGGGTCCCCGCCGACTGGCCGCTCGGCCCCTCCCTGGAGGTCAACCACGTACTCATCCAGGGCGGTCCGGGCTACCGGAGCCTGCGGACCGCGTGGGACCAGGCACTCAAGCCCTTCCAGGACCCGCGCAACCCCCAGGCCAAGCGGCTGAAGGCCGCCGTCACCGCCTACGCCGACGAGCTGATCACGCTCATGGGCCAGGCGGGCGGCACGGGGCTGGCGGACCTGTCCGCCCAGTTCTCCCGGCCCCTGCCGCTCATGGTGGCCAGCCATCTGCTCGGCTTCCCCGGCTCCCAGGGCGACGACGCCCTGATGGACATGTGGCGGGTACTGGACGCGGGTCCCGACGCGGGGCCCGCCCTGGACCGGCTGCTGGGCGCGCTGGCCGAGCTCGCCGAGCTGAAGCTGAAGACGCCGGGCGAGGACTTCCCCTCCTATCTGCTGGCCGCCCACCCGGACCTCTCGCTCGACGAGTTGGCCCGCGAACTCTTCATGCTGCTCGGCATGACCTCCGACCACGTCGGCATCCTCGTCTCCAACACGGTCGTCGAGGTCCTCTCCGGCGAGGACAGCGTGCGGGCCAGCCTCTCGGCCGGGATGGTCCGGGAGGCCATGAACCGGGTCGTCATGCGCAAGCCGCCGCTGGTCAACTTCGTGCCGAGGTTCGCCGCCGCCGACACGAGACTCGGCAACTACACGATCCGCGCGGGTGACCCGGTCTGGGTCTCCTCCGCCGCGGCGCACGCGGATCCGCTCTTCGCCGACCACGTGGCCCCCAGCACCACGGTCAGCACCCGGGCGCACCTGTCCTGGGGGGCCGGCCCGCGTCAGTGCCCGGCCCGCGAGCTGGCCTCGACGGTCGCGGCCGTCGGTGTGGGCCGGTTGTTCGAGCGGTTCGCCAACCTGGACCTCGCCCTCCCCGTCGACCAACTGCCCTGGCGTTCCTCGCCCTTCATGCGGGGCCTGCGCTCGCTGCCCGTACGGTACGAACTCGCGCCGACCGCCGAACGGCCGGTGGCGGAGCCGACGGAGTCGGGGGACACGGGCGCGGGGGACACGGGCGCGACGGAGACGGTGACGCCGGACGTGGCCGCCCGGCAGCGCTCCTCACTGTGGCGCTATCTCACGGGGCTGATCCGTCCCGGCCGCTGA
- a CDS encoding LCP family protein: protein MSWLAGGAALLVLGVGGVGAWVYKDLDNNITGADVDGKLGGDRPVNLSPGSKNIMVVGSDSRDGANAKYGKDLTTMQSDTLMVLHLPANREWATVVSFPRDSWVEIAACEKGDGSTSGPHLAKINEAFAIGGSSGEVAGAAACSIRTVEANTGLRIDNFMSVDFQGFKGMVDALDGIEVCPEQAIKDDNALLDMEAGCQTVDGETALGYVRTRYAVGDGSDIGRIGRQQEFMETLAAKAKSRLTSPTSLYDFLQSATKSLTTDEDLDGIDPLYDLASQLKGIPSDRLTFLTVPNYPREADVPTDRANIVWQYPQAADLFTSLANDKEVDKKRLQAQAKNDLIYASDVRVQVLNGTGVSGRAAAVAEKLREAGFTVVGTGNAPENTDTTTVAHPADLAKQARVLASRLPDAKATRSADAAAGVVTLVVGSDLDLEELR, encoded by the coding sequence GTGAGCTGGCTCGCGGGCGGCGCGGCCCTGCTCGTCCTCGGTGTCGGCGGGGTCGGGGCCTGGGTCTACAAGGACCTGGACAACAACATCACGGGCGCCGACGTCGACGGCAAGCTCGGCGGGGACCGCCCGGTCAATCTGAGCCCGGGTTCGAAGAACATCATGGTGGTCGGCTCGGACAGCCGCGACGGGGCCAACGCGAAGTACGGCAAGGACCTGACCACGATGCAGTCCGACACCCTCATGGTGCTGCACCTCCCCGCGAACCGGGAGTGGGCCACCGTGGTGTCGTTCCCGCGTGACTCCTGGGTCGAGATAGCGGCGTGCGAGAAGGGCGACGGCAGTACGTCGGGCCCGCACCTGGCGAAGATCAACGAGGCGTTCGCGATCGGCGGCTCCAGCGGCGAGGTCGCCGGCGCGGCCGCCTGTTCGATCAGGACGGTCGAGGCCAACACCGGTCTGCGCATCGACAACTTCATGTCCGTCGACTTCCAGGGCTTCAAGGGCATGGTCGACGCGCTGGACGGCATCGAGGTCTGCCCCGAGCAGGCCATCAAGGACGACAACGCCCTCCTCGACATGGAGGCCGGCTGCCAGACCGTCGACGGAGAGACGGCACTCGGCTATGTACGGACCCGCTATGCCGTCGGCGACGGCTCCGACATCGGGCGCATCGGCCGGCAGCAGGAGTTCATGGAGACCCTGGCGGCCAAGGCCAAGTCCCGTCTGACCAGCCCCACCTCGCTCTACGACTTCCTGCAGTCCGCCACCAAGTCGCTGACCACGGACGAGGATCTCGACGGTATCGACCCGCTCTACGACCTCGCCTCCCAGCTCAAGGGCATCCCGAGCGACCGGCTGACCTTCCTGACCGTCCCCAACTACCCCCGTGAGGCCGACGTCCCCACCGACAGGGCCAACATCGTCTGGCAGTACCCGCAGGCCGCCGATCTGTTCACCTCCCTGGCCAACGACAAGGAGGTCGACAAGAAGAGGCTCCAGGCACAGGCCAAGAACGACCTGATCTACGCCTCCGACGTGCGGGTCCAGGTCCTCAACGGCACCGGCGTCTCCGGGCGGGCCGCTGCCGTCGCCGAGAAGCTGCGCGAGGCGGGGTTCACCGTCGTCGGCACGGGCAACGCGCCCGAGAACACGGACACCACCACGGTCGCCCATCCGGCCGACCTGGCCAAGCAGGCGAGGGTCCTCGCCTCACGACTGCCCGACGCCAAGGCCACACGGTCCGCGGACGCGGCGGCGGGAGTGGTGACCCTGGTGGTGGGGTCGGATCTCGATCTGGAGGAACTGCGGTGA
- a CDS encoding ABC transporter permease, producing MTGDEPLVRWQWIADHTGELAEYTGIHLRLGLLPVLFGLIVSVPLGILCHRWRWLYPPVLTVSNILYSIPSLALFMIFVRYTGLTEQTVMIPLTLYTLSVLVPNVVDGLASVPEPVRLAATAMGFGAVRRVVQVELPIAVPVVIAGVRVAAVSSISLVAVGQLIGQGGLGYYITRGLQLDFPTPIVTAIVLIMLLALATDALLVLAQRLLTPWSRNKVTSA from the coding sequence ATGACCGGGGACGAACCGCTCGTCCGGTGGCAGTGGATCGCCGATCACACCGGAGAACTCGCCGAGTACACCGGCATCCATCTCCGACTCGGCCTGCTGCCCGTGCTGTTCGGACTGATCGTGTCCGTGCCGCTCGGCATCCTGTGCCACCGCTGGCGCTGGCTCTACCCGCCGGTGCTGACCGTGTCCAACATCCTGTACTCGATCCCGTCGCTCGCCCTGTTCATGATCTTCGTCCGGTACACGGGATTGACCGAACAGACCGTGATGATCCCGCTGACGCTCTACACCCTGTCCGTGCTGGTCCCCAACGTCGTCGACGGACTCGCCTCGGTCCCCGAACCCGTCCGGCTCGCGGCGACCGCGATGGGCTTCGGCGCCGTACGCAGAGTCGTCCAGGTGGAGCTGCCGATCGCCGTCCCCGTCGTCATCGCCGGCGTACGCGTCGCCGCGGTCTCCTCCATCAGCCTCGTCGCCGTGGGACAGCTGATCGGGCAGGGCGGCCTCGGCTACTACATCACCCGCGGCCTCCAACTCGACTTCCCCACCCCGATCGTCACCGCGATCGTCCTGATCATGCTGCTGGCGCTCGCCACCGACGCGCTGCTGGTCCTGGCGCAACGACTGCTCACCCCGTGGTCCCGGAACAAGGTGACGTCCGCATGA
- a CDS encoding DUF7144 family membrane protein → MTATHTGRMHSTKRSRPFAEGLTAFAAVMLMIAGVLDICRGVMAIAEDDVFVATQDYVFQFDLTGWGWVHLALGAVAVLVSLGLFQESLWARVGGVAIAGLIIIANFLSLPYYPVWSIVMIAFSAFIIWALCVVRRDDSGDALR, encoded by the coding sequence ATGACCGCCACACACACCGGACGCATGCACTCGACCAAGCGGTCACGGCCCTTCGCCGAGGGGCTGACGGCCTTCGCCGCCGTCATGCTCATGATCGCGGGCGTCCTCGACATCTGCCGGGGCGTCATGGCCATCGCCGAGGACGACGTCTTCGTCGCCACCCAGGACTACGTCTTCCAGTTCGATCTCACCGGCTGGGGCTGGGTCCACCTCGCCCTGGGCGCCGTGGCCGTGCTCGTCAGCCTGGGCCTCTTCCAGGAGTCCCTGTGGGCCCGCGTCGGAGGCGTCGCGATCGCCGGCCTGATCATCATCGCCAACTTCCTGTCCCTGCCGTACTACCCCGTCTGGTCCATCGTGATGATCGCCTTCTCGGCCTTCATCATCTGGGCCCTGTGCGTGGTCAGGCGGGACGATTCCGGGGACGCGCTCCGCTGA
- a CDS encoding ABC transporter substrate-binding protein, translating into MYRGAVFGLITALTLTACGGGGDSDDNPLTDGGDGSGKSIVVGSANFPENQLLAEIYAQALEDKGLKVTRKFDIGAREVYYDQVVKGGISVFPEYNGALLSVAVDKNSTATSTEDINAELKEKLPSSVEILDSAAAEDKDSVTVTAETAAKYDLKTLADLKPVAGDLTLGAGSEFKTRVQGGVGLEKVYGVKFGKFQPLDAGAQSTLVKLLKDDKVQAANLYTTDPAIVADKLVVLEDPKNLFSSQNVTPLVYKAAVDDKAKEALNAVSAKLTTEDLLEMMKKLVNDKEDADTVAEDWLTSAGLVS; encoded by the coding sequence ATGTACCGAGGCGCGGTGTTCGGCCTCATCACCGCGCTGACCCTGACCGCCTGCGGCGGAGGCGGCGACAGCGACGACAACCCGCTGACCGACGGCGGCGACGGCAGCGGCAAGTCGATCGTCGTCGGCTCGGCGAACTTCCCCGAGAACCAGCTGCTCGCCGAGATCTACGCGCAGGCCCTGGAGGACAAGGGCCTGAAGGTGACCCGCAAGTTCGACATCGGGGCCCGCGAGGTCTACTACGACCAGGTCGTCAAGGGCGGCATCAGCGTCTTCCCCGAGTACAACGGCGCACTGCTGTCGGTGGCTGTCGACAAGAACAGCACCGCCACCAGCACCGAGGACATCAACGCCGAACTGAAGGAGAAGCTCCCCTCGTCGGTGGAGATCCTCGACTCCGCCGCGGCCGAGGACAAGGACTCGGTGACCGTCACCGCCGAGACCGCAGCCAAGTACGACCTCAAGACCCTCGCCGACCTCAAGCCCGTCGCGGGCGACCTGACGCTCGGCGCCGGGTCGGAGTTCAAGACCCGCGTGCAGGGCGGCGTGGGCCTGGAGAAGGTCTACGGCGTCAAGTTCGGCAAGTTCCAGCCGCTCGACGCGGGTGCCCAGAGCACCCTGGTGAAGCTGCTCAAGGACGACAAGGTGCAGGCCGCCAACCTGTACACCACAGACCCCGCCATCGTCGCGGACAAGCTGGTGGTCCTGGAGGACCCGAAGAACCTCTTCTCCTCGCAGAACGTCACCCCGCTCGTCTACAAGGCCGCGGTGGACGACAAGGCGAAGGAGGCGCTCAACGCCGTCTCCGCCAAGCTCACCACCGAGGACCTGCTGGAGATGATGAAGAAGCTGGTCAACGACAAGGAGGACGCCGACACCGTCGCCGAGGACTGGCTGACCTCCGCCGGTCTCGTGAGCTGA
- a CDS encoding DUF4394 domain-containing protein, whose protein sequence is MAAMAVMVTSTALMLGAPGTGSAAPAAAPSLRAYGITGDGTLMVAFWTDRADVLNWVRAVTGLSGDTALIGIDFRVQNGVLYGVGNKGGIYTITIPTGSQDVVVTKVSQLQYALNGTNFGVDFNPAADRLRVISDNGQNLRHNLNDHTTIQDLNLTTPPIEGTTKGVSAAAYTNNDLDGSTATTLFDINTTSDQVVIQSPANNGTLAPTGNLGIDAQINAGMDIYSTLSGGKTVDNTAFATLTAYGASTPSLYTVNVFTGQLTLVNDAAKSKFPLNITDVAVSLTGS, encoded by the coding sequence ATGGCGGCGATGGCGGTCATGGTCACGTCGACCGCGCTCATGCTCGGCGCGCCGGGCACCGGTTCGGCCGCCCCCGCCGCCGCCCCCAGCCTCCGCGCCTACGGGATCACCGGTGACGGCACCCTGATGGTGGCGTTCTGGACCGACCGGGCGGACGTGCTCAACTGGGTCAGGGCCGTCACCGGCCTCAGCGGCGACACGGCCCTGATCGGCATCGACTTCCGGGTGCAGAACGGCGTGCTGTACGGCGTGGGCAACAAGGGGGGCATCTACACGATCACCATCCCGACGGGCAGCCAGGACGTCGTGGTCACCAAGGTGTCCCAGCTCCAGTACGCGCTGAACGGCACGAACTTCGGCGTCGACTTCAACCCGGCGGCCGACCGGCTACGCGTGATCAGCGACAACGGCCAGAATCTGCGGCACAACCTCAACGACCACACGACGATCCAGGACCTGAACCTCACCACCCCGCCGATCGAGGGCACGACCAAGGGCGTCTCCGCCGCCGCCTACACCAACAACGACCTCGACGGGTCCACGGCGACCACGCTGTTCGACATCAACACGACCAGCGACCAGGTCGTCATCCAGTCCCCGGCCAACAACGGCACGCTCGCCCCGACCGGCAACCTCGGCATCGATGCCCAGATCAACGCCGGCATGGACATCTACAGCACCCTGAGCGGCGGCAAGACGGTGGACAACACCGCCTTCGCCACCCTCACCGCCTACGGCGCGAGCACGCCCTCCCTCTACACCGTCAACGTCTTCACCGGGCAGCTCACGCTCGTGAACGACGCCGCGAAGTCCAAGTTCCCCCTGAACATCACGGACGTGGCCGTCTCCCTGACCGGTAGCTGA
- a CDS encoding phosphoribosylanthranilate isomerase — protein sequence MRQAGPVSNSDSLFIKICGLKTEQDVDTAVEAGADAIGFVFSASPRRIDAATAARLGRRVPEHVLTVGVFRQEPLEDVRSLAAASGIRAIQLHGPDDRAYYDELATDDRTLIRAAAFGDSVPRCGEFGEDMLLLDAPVPGSGIAWDWASKPLAGSGEKWLLAGGLTPENVRDAVAATEPWGVDVSSGVEQHRGVKDPALIREFIRAARTGR from the coding sequence ATGCGGCAGGCTGGGCCCGTGAGCAACAGTGACTCCCTCTTCATCAAGATCTGCGGTCTGAAGACCGAGCAGGACGTCGACACCGCCGTCGAGGCGGGCGCCGACGCCATCGGCTTCGTCTTCTCGGCCAGCCCGCGCCGTATCGACGCCGCGACCGCCGCACGGCTGGGCCGCCGTGTGCCGGAGCACGTCCTGACGGTGGGCGTCTTCCGCCAGGAGCCCCTGGAGGACGTGCGCTCCCTGGCCGCCGCGTCGGGGATCCGGGCGATCCAGCTGCACGGCCCCGACGACCGTGCCTACTACGACGAGCTGGCGACCGACGACCGGACGCTGATCCGTGCCGCCGCGTTCGGTGACTCCGTACCGCGCTGCGGCGAGTTCGGAGAGGACATGCTCCTCCTCGACGCGCCCGTCCCCGGCTCGGGCATCGCCTGGGACTGGGCGAGCAAGCCGCTGGCGGGCTCCGGGGAGAAATGGCTCCTCGCCGGCGGCCTCACCCCGGAGAACGTGCGCGACGCCGTCGCCGCCACCGAGCCCTGGGGCGTCGACGTCTCCAGCGGTGTGGAGCAGCACCGAGGCGTCAAGGACCCAGCTCTGATCAGGGAGTTCATCAGGGCGGCCCGCACCGGGAGGTGA
- a CDS encoding ABC transporter permease — MNDFLNQMELVGDWLTSSAQWHGDEGIPQRLLEHLTYSGLSLLFAALIGLTSGLLVGHTGRGAFAVASVANLARAIPTFGLVVLVVTLAGLSTAPVLVALVALAVPPILINTFEGVRGVDPATRDAARGVGMTAWEVLTRVEVPMALPLILLGLRVAAIQVVATATVAAYPGLGGLGRYIVDGLSRNDYELVIGGSTVVVVLALVVQIVFTALRRVVVSPGLRVSASKS; from the coding sequence ATGAACGACTTCCTGAACCAGATGGAGCTCGTGGGGGACTGGCTGACCTCCTCGGCGCAGTGGCACGGCGACGAGGGCATCCCCCAGCGGCTCCTGGAGCATCTCACCTACAGCGGACTGTCGTTGCTGTTCGCCGCCCTCATCGGGCTGACGTCCGGACTGCTCGTCGGGCACACCGGCCGGGGCGCCTTCGCCGTGGCCAGCGTGGCGAACCTCGCCCGCGCGATCCCCACCTTCGGCCTGGTCGTCCTCGTCGTCACGCTCGCCGGACTCAGCACCGCGCCCGTCCTGGTCGCTCTCGTCGCCCTCGCGGTACCGCCGATCCTGATCAACACCTTCGAGGGCGTACGGGGCGTGGACCCCGCCACGCGGGACGCCGCGCGCGGCGTCGGCATGACCGCGTGGGAGGTCCTGACCCGGGTCGAGGTGCCGATGGCGCTGCCCCTGATCCTCCTGGGCCTGCGGGTCGCCGCGATCCAGGTCGTGGCCACCGCGACGGTCGCCGCGTATCCCGGCCTGGGCGGCCTGGGCCGCTACATCGTCGACGGACTCTCCCGCAACGACTACGAGTTGGTGATCGGCGGTTCCACGGTCGTCGTCGTCCTCGCGCTCGTCGTCCAGATCGTGTTCACCGCGTTGCGACGCGTCGTCGTCTCGCCGGGCCTCAGGGTCTCGGCGTCGAAGTCCTGA
- a CDS encoding amidohydrolase family protein, whose product MTNCDVHQHLWTPSLVAALRSRREPPFLDGWTLFLDGEPPYELPPADHDIARRTELADSDGLGRALVSLSSPIGVEWLPAAEARPLLDAYHEGSAALPEPFGAWAAACVRDVDAKATAADLDRGFAGLQLPANALADAAGYARCAPLLDLLEERDLPLFVHPGPAPGGAEGPGWWPAMVPYVQQMHAAWFAFRAFGRPRHPRLRVCFALLAGLAPLHGERFAARGDGRDAGVDPGVFVETSSYGPTAVEAVVRALGVEAVVQGSDRPYAEPPQQPGFGLGGAAAYAFRITNPRRLLTGTDG is encoded by the coding sequence ATGACCAACTGCGACGTGCACCAGCATCTGTGGACCCCCTCGCTGGTGGCGGCCCTCAGGTCACGCCGCGAGCCGCCGTTCCTGGACGGCTGGACCCTGTTCCTCGACGGCGAGCCGCCCTACGAGCTCCCGCCCGCCGATCATGACATCGCCCGCCGTACCGAGCTCGCCGACAGCGACGGCCTGGGCCGGGCCCTCGTCTCACTCTCCTCCCCGATCGGTGTGGAGTGGCTGCCCGCGGCCGAGGCGCGCCCCCTGCTCGACGCCTACCACGAGGGCTCCGCGGCGCTCCCCGAACCGTTCGGCGCCTGGGCCGCGGCGTGCGTACGGGACGTCGACGCGAAGGCGACCGCCGCGGACCTCGACCGGGGCTTCGCCGGTCTCCAGCTCCCGGCGAACGCCCTTGCCGACGCGGCAGGTTACGCCCGCTGTGCCCCGCTCCTCGACCTCCTCGAAGAGCGCGACCTCCCCCTGTTCGTCCACCCGGGTCCAGCGCCGGGCGGTGCCGAGGGGCCCGGCTGGTGGCCCGCGATGGTCCCCTACGTCCAGCAGATGCACGCCGCGTGGTTCGCCTTCCGCGCCTTCGGCCGCCCCCGCCACCCCCGGTTGCGGGTCTGCTTCGCCCTGCTGGCCGGGCTCGCCCCGCTGCACGGGGAGCGCTTCGCCGCCCGCGGCGACGGCCGCGACGCCGGGGTGGACCCGGGCGTCTTCGTGGAGACGTCGTCCTACGGTCCGACGGCCGTCGAAGCCGTGGTGCGCGCCCTGGGCGTGGAAGCCGTCGTCCAGGGCTCGGACCGCCCCTACGCCGAGCCGCCGCAGCAGCCCGGCTTCGGGCTGGGCGGAGCGGCCGCGTACGCCTTCCGGATCACCAATCCGCGACGCCTGCTCACAGGCACGGACGGCTGA
- a CDS encoding ATP-binding cassette domain-containing protein — protein sequence MIRFDAVSKKYPNGTTAVDDLSLELAEGGITVLVGPSGCGKTTTLRMINRMVEPTTGTVSLRGRDIREVNAPELRRGIGYVIQHAGLFPHRTILDNIATVPLLLGWGRKKARARAAELLELVGLPAEMAKRYPNQLSGGQQQRVGVARALGADPPVLLMDEPFSAVDPIVRAELQAEFVRLQKELHKTIVFVTHDIDEAIRLGDNIAVFRTGGRLAQFDTPERLLGSPADDFVADFVGQDRGIRRLSFVDAARLPLRDGPVLPSGAPVAEARAADAPWVLVVDEARRPLGWAATAGLPSTGTLADAPLTPLGHTFSLAGDSARAALDSALLSPARLAVAVDAEGAVAGVVDAHELSTAATAAGSNGSVGAAGSEDSAGAPTPKTLAVDKPAAEDKPAAAETQGGVDR from the coding sequence TTGATCAGATTCGACGCGGTGAGCAAAAAGTATCCCAACGGCACGACAGCGGTGGACGACCTGTCCCTGGAGCTGGCCGAGGGCGGCATCACGGTCCTGGTCGGTCCTTCCGGCTGCGGCAAGACCACCACCCTGCGCATGATCAACCGCATGGTGGAGCCGACCACCGGCACGGTGAGCCTGCGCGGCCGGGACATCCGGGAGGTCAACGCGCCCGAACTGCGCCGGGGCATCGGATATGTGATCCAGCACGCGGGACTGTTCCCGCATCGCACGATCCTGGACAACATAGCCACGGTTCCGCTGCTGCTGGGCTGGGGCCGCAAGAAGGCACGGGCCCGGGCCGCGGAACTGCTCGAACTCGTGGGTCTGCCCGCCGAGATGGCCAAGCGCTACCCCAACCAGCTCTCCGGCGGGCAGCAGCAGCGCGTCGGAGTGGCCAGGGCGCTGGGCGCCGACCCGCCGGTGCTGCTGATGGACGAGCCGTTCAGCGCCGTCGACCCGATCGTGCGTGCGGAGTTGCAGGCCGAGTTCGTCCGGCTGCAGAAGGAGCTCCACAAGACGATCGTGTTCGTCACCCATGACATCGACGAGGCGATCAGGCTCGGCGACAACATCGCGGTGTTCCGCACCGGCGGCAGACTCGCCCAGTTCGACACCCCCGAGCGGCTGCTCGGCAGCCCCGCCGACGACTTCGTGGCCGACTTCGTGGGCCAGGACCGGGGCATCCGCAGGCTCTCCTTCGTCGACGCGGCCCGACTGCCGCTGCGCGACGGCCCGGTGCTGCCGTCCGGGGCTCCCGTCGCCGAGGCGCGGGCGGCGGACGCGCCCTGGGTGCTCGTCGTCGACGAAGCACGCCGGCCGCTCGGCTGGGCCGCCACCGCCGGCCTCCCGTCGACCGGCACTCTCGCCGACGCCCCCCTGACCCCCCTCGGCCACACGTTCAGCCTGGCCGGTGACTCCGCACGAGCCGCCCTCGACTCGGCTCTCCTCTCGCCCGCCCGTCTCGCCGTCGCCGTCGACGCGGAGGGCGCGGTCGCCGGAGTCGTGGACGCGCACGAACTCTCGACCGCGGCGACCGCGGCCGGTTCGAACGGATCGGTCGGCGCGGCCGGTTCGGAGGATTCGGCCGGGGCGCCGACGCCGAAGACCCTGGCCGTCGACAAGCCCGCAGCCGAAGACAAGCCCGCAGCCGCCGAAACCCAGGGCGGTGTCGACCGATGA
- a CDS encoding PucR family transcriptional regulator — protein MGSLFAELARQASTNARREVETYAREIAEFGFLRKDPRARAETLDHAVWLRHRTVELSPNNSELSDDDLEYIASMGELRAGAGMSLDARQQVLRVHTALMLREINEATEAQRRAGVDELMRMMTWFAPQGERGIGAYRQGFVRVLRRRMPYAEQVALLARSLLNGDPIAAELAEAVDMELPDRYAVTVFRLPDPPPVDRILENEIDTLVKSHRSPVVWGSRGGDGSGELIALVPVNSGSGRAENVPEHTAFDLLPDLAPEHVADVVRDVARALGRPCAVGTATAPLPELSDALDRARRISDTAPLRRASARLRPHTLADLFVELAVADVPFVDAWLRALSDRLAAGPDLLITLDTYYRHDMHRGATATALNVHTRTLDYRLRRARELTGIDPGSTRGVRTLSAAVARRLSGAWR, from the coding sequence ATGGGGAGCCTCTTCGCCGAACTGGCCCGCCAGGCGTCGACCAACGCCCGCCGGGAGGTAGAGACATACGCACGCGAGATCGCGGAGTTCGGGTTCCTGCGCAAGGACCCCCGGGCGCGGGCCGAGACGTTGGACCACGCGGTCTGGCTCCGGCACCGCACTGTCGAACTGTCGCCAAACAACAGCGAGTTGAGTGACGACGATCTCGAGTACATCGCGTCCATGGGGGAACTGCGGGCCGGCGCGGGCATGTCGCTCGACGCGCGGCAGCAGGTGCTGCGGGTGCACACCGCGCTCATGCTGCGCGAGATCAACGAGGCGACCGAGGCCCAACGCCGCGCCGGTGTGGACGAACTCATGCGGATGATGACCTGGTTCGCCCCGCAGGGCGAGCGCGGCATCGGCGCCTACCGTCAGGGATTCGTCCGTGTGCTGCGCCGTCGAATGCCGTACGCCGAACAGGTCGCCCTGCTGGCCCGGTCATTGCTGAACGGGGACCCGATAGCGGCGGAACTCGCCGAGGCCGTCGACATGGAACTGCCGGACCGGTACGCGGTGACGGTGTTCCGGCTGCCGGACCCTCCACCTGTCGACCGCATCCTGGAAAACGAGATCGACACACTCGTGAAGAGTCACCGATCCCCCGTCGTATGGGGTTCGCGGGGCGGTGACGGGAGCGGTGAGCTGATCGCTCTCGTCCCCGTGAATTCCGGTTCCGGGCGGGCCGAGAATGTGCCGGAGCACACCGCTTTCGACCTCCTGCCCGACCTCGCCCCGGAACATGTGGCGGACGTCGTCCGGGACGTGGCCCGGGCCCTCGGCCGGCCCTGCGCCGTCGGCACCGCCACCGCGCCGCTGCCCGAGCTGTCCGACGCGCTCGACAGAGCCCGGCGGATCAGTGACACCGCCCCGCTGCGACGGGCCTCCGCCCGGCTGCGGCCGCACACCCTGGCGGACCTCTTCGTCGAACTCGCCGTCGCCGACGTGCCGTTCGTCGACGCCTGGTTGCGCGCACTGTCCGACCGGCTGGCCGCCGGCCCGGACCTGCTGATCACGCTCGACACGTACTACCGCCACGACATGCACCGCGGTGCCACGGCGACCGCCCTGAACGTCCACACCCGCACCCTCGATTACCGGCTGCGCCGGGCGCGGGAGCTCACCGGCATCGACCCCGGCTCGACCCGGGGGGTGCGGACACTCAGCGCGGCCGTCGCCCGGCGCCTGTCGGGAGCGTGGCGCTGA